The following are encoded together in the Trichomycterus rosablanca isolate fTriRos1 chromosome 19, fTriRos1.hap1, whole genome shotgun sequence genome:
- the LOC134333596 gene encoding complement C1q tumor necrosis factor-related protein 7 isoform X1: MASHICGLKMRVIVGIVCLCQCVIGQLLEAKAKSPRLICSVPGLPGAAGKPGPPGPPGSDGHIGIPGRDGRDGRKGDKEEKGEAGVKGRVGPTGKIGSRGERGLTGKQGPEGNSGDPGPQGLPGLSGERGTKGQRGPQGVPGKCLCGSLMPKSAFSVAITSSYPAEQAPIKFNKVLFDEGGHYNPQTGKFVCAYPGIYYFSYDITIANKHLAIGLVQNGQFRIKTFDANTGNHDVASGSTVMFLNPEDEVWLEIFFKDQNGLFSDPSWADSLFSGFLLYADTNYMDILSEDYA, encoded by the exons ATGGCATCACACATTTGTG GTTTGAAGATGCGGGTGATAGTGGGCATCGTCTGTCTGTGCCAATGTGTAATCGGTCAGCTGTTGGAAGCCAAGGCAAAGTCACCTCGATTAATTTGCAGCGTTCCGGGTTTACCAGGTGCGGCAGGGAAGCCAGGACCACCTGGACCGCCAGGGTCCGATGGCCATATTGGAATACCAGGAAGAGATGGCAGGGACGGTCGGAAAGGAGATAAAGAAGAAAAAGGGGAAGCTG gTGTCAAAGGAAGAGTGGGACCAACGGGTAAAATCGGCAGTCGTGGAGAAAGGGGCCTCACAGGTAAACAAGGCCCAGAAGGCAACTCTGGAGACCCTGGACCACAGGGACTACCAGGACTTTCTGGAGAACGAGGAACAAAGGGCCAGCGTGGGCCACAAGGAGTGCCAGGCAAGTGCCTCTGTGGCAGTCTGATGCCAAAGTCAGCCTTCTCCGTAGCCATTACCAGCAGCTACCCTGCGGAGCAAGCACCAATCAAGTTCAACAAGGTCCTCTTTGACGAGGGCGGCCACTACAACCCCCAGACGGGCAAATTTGTCTGTGCGTACCCTGGCATCTATTACTTTtcttatgacatcacaatagcCAATAAGCACTTAGCTATCGGTTTAGTGCAGAACGGGCAGTTCCGCATTAAGACGTTTGATGCAAACACTGGAAACCATGACGTGGCGTCTGGATCAACGGTGATGTTTCTTAATCCGGAGGATGAAGTATGGCTGGAGATCTTCTTTAAGGACCAGAATGGCCTGTTCTCTGATCCCAGCTGGGCAGACAGTCTTTTTTCAGGGTTTCTGCTCTACGCTGATACTAATTATATGGATATACTGTCAGAGGACTATGCTTAG
- the LOC134333596 gene encoding complement C1q tumor necrosis factor-related protein 7 isoform X2 gives MRVIVGIVCLCQCVIGQLLEAKAKSPRLICSVPGLPGAAGKPGPPGPPGSDGHIGIPGRDGRDGRKGDKEEKGEAGVKGRVGPTGKIGSRGERGLTGKQGPEGNSGDPGPQGLPGLSGERGTKGQRGPQGVPGKCLCGSLMPKSAFSVAITSSYPAEQAPIKFNKVLFDEGGHYNPQTGKFVCAYPGIYYFSYDITIANKHLAIGLVQNGQFRIKTFDANTGNHDVASGSTVMFLNPEDEVWLEIFFKDQNGLFSDPSWADSLFSGFLLYADTNYMDILSEDYA, from the exons ATGCGGGTGATAGTGGGCATCGTCTGTCTGTGCCAATGTGTAATCGGTCAGCTGTTGGAAGCCAAGGCAAAGTCACCTCGATTAATTTGCAGCGTTCCGGGTTTACCAGGTGCGGCAGGGAAGCCAGGACCACCTGGACCGCCAGGGTCCGATGGCCATATTGGAATACCAGGAAGAGATGGCAGGGACGGTCGGAAAGGAGATAAAGAAGAAAAAGGGGAAGCTG gTGTCAAAGGAAGAGTGGGACCAACGGGTAAAATCGGCAGTCGTGGAGAAAGGGGCCTCACAGGTAAACAAGGCCCAGAAGGCAACTCTGGAGACCCTGGACCACAGGGACTACCAGGACTTTCTGGAGAACGAGGAACAAAGGGCCAGCGTGGGCCACAAGGAGTGCCAGGCAAGTGCCTCTGTGGCAGTCTGATGCCAAAGTCAGCCTTCTCCGTAGCCATTACCAGCAGCTACCCTGCGGAGCAAGCACCAATCAAGTTCAACAAGGTCCTCTTTGACGAGGGCGGCCACTACAACCCCCAGACGGGCAAATTTGTCTGTGCGTACCCTGGCATCTATTACTTTtcttatgacatcacaatagcCAATAAGCACTTAGCTATCGGTTTAGTGCAGAACGGGCAGTTCCGCATTAAGACGTTTGATGCAAACACTGGAAACCATGACGTGGCGTCTGGATCAACGGTGATGTTTCTTAATCCGGAGGATGAAGTATGGCTGGAGATCTTCTTTAAGGACCAGAATGGCCTGTTCTCTGATCCCAGCTGGGCAGACAGTCTTTTTTCAGGGTTTCTGCTCTACGCTGATACTAATTATATGGATATACTGTCAGAGGACTATGCTTAG